A single genomic interval of Alteromonas sp. CI.11.F.A3 harbors:
- the birA gene encoding bifunctional biotin--[acetyl-CoA-carboxylase] ligase/biotin operon repressor BirA, whose amino-acid sequence MRQASKSVRKHILALLSDGHFHSGETIAQQVGLSRTAVAGHISQLSDWGLDVFKVKGKGYRLERGFALLNAESIKKHLGNTKRAMIDVESVLPSTNTEMKKRIANARHELADGDAIFAEIQTAGRGRHGRTWLAPIGGSLTFSMYWSFPDGYQSMAGLSLMVGLAVCEALKDFGVDDAELKWPNDIYLQGKKLAGILIEVEGQIGATAHSVIGIGLNVCVPDSQYDVGQPHSDLTSYLGHTPDRNSLAAAIIKSLWALLPKFTQQGFGPFAPHWEALDLYADKRIVLQMGEKRFSGIDRGVDASGALLVETQDGITRFHGGEVSLRGNR is encoded by the coding sequence ATGAGACAGGCATCGAAATCAGTAAGAAAACATATATTGGCCCTCTTATCAGATGGGCACTTTCATTCAGGTGAAACTATAGCGCAACAAGTTGGCCTTTCCCGGACCGCTGTTGCTGGCCATATTTCTCAGCTTTCTGACTGGGGATTAGATGTTTTTAAAGTTAAAGGTAAGGGTTACCGTTTAGAACGAGGTTTTGCTTTGTTAAATGCAGAGAGTATTAAGAAGCACTTAGGTAACACTAAGCGCGCCATGATAGATGTTGAGTCGGTGTTACCTTCTACTAATACAGAAATGAAAAAGCGCATTGCCAATGCACGTCACGAATTAGCCGATGGTGATGCGATATTTGCTGAAATCCAAACGGCGGGTCGTGGTCGTCATGGTAGAACCTGGTTAGCGCCAATTGGCGGTAGCTTAACGTTTTCTATGTATTGGTCTTTTCCCGATGGTTACCAAAGCATGGCCGGTTTGTCGTTAATGGTTGGTTTAGCAGTATGTGAGGCTCTAAAAGACTTTGGTGTAGATGATGCCGAGCTGAAATGGCCTAACGATATTTACCTTCAAGGTAAGAAACTGGCTGGTATTCTTATAGAGGTAGAAGGGCAAATTGGTGCTACTGCGCATTCTGTCATAGGAATAGGTTTAAATGTGTGTGTTCCTGATAGCCAATATGATGTTGGGCAACCCCATAGTGACTTAACGTCTTATTTAGGTCACACCCCTGATAGAAATAGTTTGGCTGCAGCCATAATAAAATCCCTTTGGGCGTTGTTACCTAAGTTCACCCAACAAGGTTTTGGCCCGTTCGCGCCTCATTGGGAAGCCCTAGACTTATATGCAGATAAAAGAATTGTACTGCAAATGGGCGAAAAGCGTTTTTCTGGTATTGATAGAGGTGTAGATGCTAGCGGTGCGTTGTTGGTAGAAACCCAAGATGGTATCACTCGATTCCACGGTGGAGAGGTAAGCTTACGTGGTAACCGATAA
- a CDS encoding type III pantothenate kinase yields the protein MVTDKNVVLVDVGNTRFKYCLLSNAENEPTATENLSDLLSFIDKQQNISHLYLASVRKADAVEQIFTACEQRNIAVVEKNTEREAFGIKNSYENEKKMGVDRWLAMVCAAEKSQKAFFVMDVGTAITVDFVVGGQHLGGWITPGFQVMKQALLNSTKKVYVNDQIPTTLTVGNDTEECVATGCYAAVYGVYLSAIDYLSSKQTDFDIILGGGDKKMFAFLESDVRIRPAHLVVQGLARYARSELLT from the coding sequence GTGGTAACCGATAAAAATGTGGTTTTAGTAGACGTCGGTAATACGCGATTTAAATATTGTTTGTTATCTAATGCCGAAAATGAGCCAACCGCCACAGAAAATTTATCTGATTTACTTTCTTTTATCGATAAACAACAAAATATTTCCCATTTATATTTAGCCTCAGTACGAAAAGCTGATGCTGTCGAACAGATTTTCACCGCCTGCGAGCAAAGAAATATCGCTGTTGTAGAAAAAAATACCGAGCGAGAAGCCTTCGGTATAAAAAATAGTTACGAAAACGAAAAAAAAATGGGGGTCGATCGATGGCTTGCTATGGTTTGTGCGGCAGAAAAATCACAAAAAGCATTTTTTGTGATGGATGTGGGTACGGCAATTACGGTTGATTTTGTCGTGGGTGGTCAACATTTAGGCGGTTGGATCACCCCAGGCTTTCAAGTAATGAAGCAAGCATTACTTAATTCCACCAAGAAAGTGTATGTAAATGACCAAATTCCGACCACTCTCACGGTAGGTAACGATACCGAAGAATGTGTTGCAACAGGGTGCTATGCAGCAGTTTATGGTGTTTATTTGAGCGCTATTGATTACTTATCCAGCAAACAAACCGATTTTGATATAATTTTAGGGGGTGGAGACAAAAAAATGTTTGCATTCCTTGAAAGCGATGTTAGGATTCGTCCCGCTCATTTGGTGGTGCAAGGTTTGGCCCGCTACGCAAGAAGCGAGCTTCTTACGTAA